The following are encoded in a window of Bos indicus isolate NIAB-ARS_2022 breed Sahiwal x Tharparkar chromosome 7, NIAB-ARS_B.indTharparkar_mat_pri_1.0, whole genome shotgun sequence genomic DNA:
- the LOC109561819 gene encoding organic cation/carnitine transporter 2, protein MQDYDEVTAFLGEWGPFQRLIFFLLSASIIPNGFNGLSSVFFTATPEHHCRVPDTANLSSAWRNHSVPMRLQDGREVPQSCRRYRLAMMVNFSELGLEPGRDVDLEQLEQEGCLDGWEFSQDIYLSTIVTEWNLVCEDDWKAPLTISLFFVGVLMGSFISGQLSDRFGRKNVLFVTMGMQTGFSFLQIFSKNFEMFTVLFFLVGMGQISNYVAAFVLGTEILGKSVRIIFSTLGVCIFYAFGYMLLPLFAYFIRDWRMLLLALTVPGVLCAALWWFIPESPRWLISQGRFQEAEVIIRRAAKTNGIIAPSTIFDSSELQDLSSQKQQSHSILDLIRTRNIRMITVMSIILWLTISVGYFGLSLDTPNLHGDVYLNCFLSAVVEVPAYVLAWLLLRHLPRRYSMATALFLGGSVLLFVQLVPPELYYLATVLVMVGKFGVTAAFSMVYVYTAELYPTVVRNMGVGVSSTASRLGSILSPYFVYLGAYDRFLPYILMGSLTILTAILTLFLPETFGTPLPDTIDQMLRVKGIKYRQTPSHTRMLKDGEESPTVLKSTSF, encoded by the exons ATGCAGGACTACGACGAAGTGACCGCCTTCCTAGGCGAGTGGGGGCCCTTTCAGCGCCTCATCTTCTTCCTGCTCAGCGCCAGCATCATCCCCAACGGCTTCAATGGCCTGTCGTCCGTGTTCTTTACGGCCACCCCGGAACACCACTGCCGGGTGCCGGACACCGCGAACCTGAGCAGCGCGTGGCGCAACCACAGTGTCCCCATGCGGCTGCAGGACGGCCGCGAGGTGCCTCAGAGCTGCCGCCGCTACCGACTCGCTATGATGGTCAACTTCTCGGAGCTCGGGCTGGAGCCGGGGCGCGATGTGGACCTAGAGCAGCTGGAGCAGGAGGGCTGCCTGGATGGCTGGGAGTTCAGCCAGGACATCTACCTGTCCACCATCGTCACCGAG tggAACCTGGTGTGTGAGGACGACTGGAAGGCCCCGCTCACAATCTCCTTGTTTTTCGTGGGTGTGCTGATGGGCTCCTTCATTTCCGGGCAGCTCTCAGACAG gTTTGGTCGGAAGAACGTGCTGTTTGTGACGATGGGCATGCAGACAGGCTTCAGCTTCCTGCAGATCTTCTCGAAGAACTTTGAGATGTTTACCGTGCTGTTTTTCCTTGTAGGCATGGGCCAGATCTCCAACTATGTGGCAGCATTTGTCCTGG GAACAGAAATTCTTGGCAAGTCAGTTCGTATTATATTCTCTACGTTAGGCGTGTGCATATTTTATGCGTTTGGCTACATGCTGCTGCCACTGTTTGCTTACTTCATCAGAGACTGGCGGATGCTGCTGCTGGCGCTGACGGTGCCGGGGGTGCTCTGTGCAGCGCTGTGGTG GTTCATCCCTGAGTCCCCCCGATGGCTCATCTCTCAGGGGCGATTTCAGGAGGCAGAGGTGATCATCCGTAGGGCTGCCAAAACCAATGGGATCATTGCACCTTCAACCATCTTTGACTCCAGTGAG CTACAAGACCTAAGCTCCCAGAAGCAGCAGTCCCACAGCATCCTGGATCTGATCCGAACCCGGAACATCCGGATGATCACCGTCATGTCCATAATTCTGTG GCTGACCATATCAGTGGGCTACTTCGGGCTCTCCCTGGACACCCCTAACTTGCATGGGGACGTCTATTTGAACTGCTTCCTTTCGGCCGTGGTTGAAGTCCCAGCGTACGTGTTGGCCTGGCTGCTGCTGCGGCACCTGCCCCGTCGATACTCCATGGCCACCGCCCTCTTCCTAGGTGGCAGCGTTCTTCTCTTTGTGCAGCTCGTGCCCCCAG AGCTGTATTACTTGGCTACAGTCCTGGTGATGGTGGGTAAGTTTGGAGTCACAGCCGCCTTTTCCATGGTCTACGTGTACACGGCCGAGCTGTACCCCACAGTGGTCAGGAACATGGGCGTGGGAGTCAGCTCCACAGCGTCCCGCCTGGGCAGCATCCTGTCTCCCTACTTCGTTTACCTTG GTGCCTACGACCGCTTCCTGCCCTACATTCTCATGGGGAGTCTGACGATCCTGACAGCCATCCTCACCTTGTTCCTCCCAGAGACCTTCGGCACTCCACTCCCAGACACCATTGACCAGATGCTAAGGGTCAAAGG AATAAAATACAGGCAAACTCCAAGCCACACAAGGATGTTAAAGGATGGTGAAGAAAGCCCCACAGTCCTTAAAAGCACATCCTTCTGA